The Edaphobacter sp. 12200R-103 genome contains a region encoding:
- a CDS encoding GNAT family N-acetyltransferase, producing MAVQFKVRAATTRDIERVFALERAIPEAPHWSREEYAGLVGKDAAAAVSRCVLVVEAVENSGEEDLVGFAIGKVIAMGTDCVGELESVVVAENARRMGLGRALCKGILEWCRGKGAEDVELEVRSKNLSAKRLYASLGFVEEGLRRGYYRDPFDDAVLMRAHLKKLL from the coding sequence ATGGCCGTGCAGTTCAAGGTTAGAGCTGCCACGACGCGGGACATTGAACGGGTCTTTGCGTTGGAGCGCGCAATTCCAGAGGCTCCTCACTGGAGCCGGGAGGAGTACGCGGGGCTGGTTGGCAAGGATGCCGCAGCCGCTGTGAGCCGGTGTGTGCTGGTGGTCGAAGCTGTAGAAAACTCGGGCGAAGAGGACTTAGTGGGTTTTGCGATCGGCAAAGTGATTGCGATGGGCACAGATTGCGTCGGTGAGCTGGAGAGTGTGGTGGTCGCAGAGAACGCCCGGCGGATGGGACTTGGAAGGGCGTTATGTAAAGGGATCCTGGAGTGGTGCCGGGGTAAGGGGGCGGAGGACGTGGAGCTTGAGGTCCGGTCGAAAAATCTTTCTGCTAAAAGACTCTATGCTTCACTTGGATTTGTAGAAGAGGGATTGCGGCGGGGGTACTATCGAGACCCTTTTGATGATGCAGTGTTGATGCGGGCCCATCTCAAAAAGCTCCTCTGA
- a CDS encoding phosphatidylserine decarboxylase family protein, whose product MVRDGYFYALGLGVVAAIVWLLTHSLVLIALPLLLAAFFLWFFRDPNRVIPSGPGLVVSPADGVVTGTEWIETSEGSRMRLSIFLSVFNVHVNRSPVSGTVNLVEYRKGEFLNAMKEECVLNNEQTLIVIDAGGYDVSFKQIAGLLARRIVCNLKVGDRVERGQRMGLIKFGSRVDVLLPAEVNLKVKVGTHVKGGSTVLAEVTTRSNGSEPSASATVA is encoded by the coding sequence ATGGTCCGTGATGGTTACTTTTATGCACTCGGGTTAGGGGTGGTAGCTGCTATTGTCTGGCTGCTGACGCACTCCCTGGTCCTGATTGCGCTTCCTTTGCTGCTCGCAGCGTTTTTTCTGTGGTTTTTCCGCGATCCCAATCGGGTTATTCCGAGTGGACCTGGCCTTGTCGTGTCTCCCGCAGACGGGGTAGTTACGGGCACGGAATGGATTGAAACCTCGGAAGGAAGCCGTATGCGTCTGAGCATCTTCCTGAGCGTCTTCAATGTGCATGTAAACCGGTCGCCTGTGAGCGGCACGGTGAACCTGGTGGAGTATCGGAAGGGCGAATTTCTGAACGCAATGAAGGAAGAGTGCGTACTGAATAATGAGCAGACCCTGATTGTGATCGACGCCGGGGGGTATGACGTCAGTTTTAAGCAGATTGCAGGGCTTCTGGCCCGTCGCATTGTGTGCAACCTGAAGGTAGGCGACAGGGTAGAGCGCGGTCAGAGGATGGGGCTTATCAAGTTTGGATCCCGGGTGGATGTCCTTTTACCTGCGGAGGTTAATTTGAAGGTAAAGGTTGGTACGCACGTGAAGGGTGGATCGACCGTGCTTGCAGAGGTGACGACTCGAAGCAACGGATCAGAGCCGTCGGCCTCGGCGACGGTGGCCTGA
- a CDS encoding alpha/beta hydrolase — protein sequence MDSLSLRRPVHWVSNYEITEADQPIAPIKGILRTLRSNQWLVLSRTFAKEKTEFFPFRKRELVERFADAEPLSIASEVLHLPERGATALIKRIWRTAWDTDQPLGSSRMVWVDERGLLLGIGVPREEREHQVAITSYLKISEELAPQTHMLEEVAESGVLERAEGKDKVKPEGPKAGVDPFWIVPVFYATDRKRNPQSSVDEVRYTNERALNEMVSLGVCNVSIPRTHQLGRLERPRKWKLWARPKRSEHIMLLSTTELPGHEFWQRLDTSVAESAKRDAFIFVHGYNVSFEDAALRTAQLATDLSFEGGPIMFSWPSKGTLSGYLSDEGTIQWSRPHLQKFIEDVCASTNANAVHLIAHSMGSRALVEVAHALSSSSLPANTVKQLIFAAPDVDSGIFQQAAQVLSAMCARVTLYASDSDKALKFSKAIHGYARAGEAGAGIVVAAGVDTIDASLVDTDFLGHSGFVTANPLMQDVYYLVQHGHQPSERFGLDQRSCPLGTYWCFKT from the coding sequence ATGGACTCTCTTTCACTGCGCCGACCTGTTCATTGGGTGTCGAATTACGAGATAACCGAAGCTGACCAGCCCATTGCCCCTATTAAGGGCATTCTGAGAACCCTCCGTTCCAATCAATGGCTTGTCCTGTCCCGCACTTTTGCAAAAGAAAAAACAGAGTTTTTTCCATTTCGAAAGCGCGAACTCGTTGAACGGTTTGCGGACGCCGAGCCCCTCTCTATTGCTTCGGAAGTCCTCCATCTGCCAGAGCGCGGCGCCACAGCATTGATCAAACGCATTTGGCGCACAGCATGGGACACGGATCAGCCTTTAGGGTCCTCACGAATGGTCTGGGTAGATGAGCGAGGATTGCTTCTAGGCATTGGTGTACCCAGGGAGGAGCGGGAACATCAGGTGGCTATCACGAGCTACCTCAAAATAAGTGAAGAACTTGCACCTCAGACGCACATGCTGGAAGAGGTCGCCGAGTCTGGAGTCCTAGAGAGAGCAGAGGGTAAGGACAAAGTAAAACCCGAAGGACCAAAGGCTGGTGTAGATCCGTTCTGGATCGTGCCAGTCTTTTATGCCACAGACCGAAAGCGAAATCCCCAATCTTCGGTGGATGAGGTTCGATATACAAATGAGCGGGCACTGAACGAAATGGTGTCTCTCGGCGTATGCAATGTCAGCATTCCTAGAACCCATCAACTAGGTAGGTTGGAACGGCCACGGAAATGGAAGCTTTGGGCGCGACCGAAACGGAGTGAGCACATCATGCTTCTCAGTACAACAGAACTTCCCGGCCATGAGTTTTGGCAACGATTGGATACTTCTGTGGCTGAAAGTGCGAAGCGAGATGCATTCATTTTTGTCCATGGTTATAACGTTTCATTTGAGGATGCAGCATTACGAACTGCGCAATTGGCTACAGATTTGTCCTTCGAAGGTGGTCCGATCATGTTTAGTTGGCCATCCAAGGGCACACTGTCGGGTTATTTGTCAGATGAAGGGACAATTCAATGGAGTCGACCACATCTGCAAAAGTTTATCGAGGATGTTTGTGCTTCAACCAATGCGAATGCTGTACATCTGATAGCCCACAGCATGGGGTCAAGGGCCTTGGTGGAAGTGGCCCATGCACTGAGCTCTTCCTCTCTTCCCGCAAATACCGTGAAGCAGTTAATCTTCGCTGCCCCTGATGTGGATTCAGGTATTTTTCAGCAGGCAGCTCAAGTCCTTAGCGCTATGTGTGCAAGGGTAACTCTCTATGCGTCTGATAGTGACAAGGCCTTGAAGTTTTCAAAAGCGATTCATGGATATGCTCGCGCAGGAGAAGCGGGGGCAGGCATCGTGGTCGCCGCAGGGGTAGATACGATAGATGCTTCGCTTGTGGATACCGATTTTCTAGGTCATTCAGGGTTTGTGACGGCAAACCCCTTAATGCAGGATGTCTACTATTTAGTTCAGCACGGTCATCAGCCAAGCGAACGATTCGGCTTGGACCAACGTTCATGTCCCCTCGGTACATATTGGTGTTTCAAGACATAG
- a CDS encoding AAA family ATPase encodes MIAMLASLNEGDTEQLYAIALQLAATEARRGRVEVANELQNQVAIARRKADPSSGLEGRRISKVVVPITQPIGEIQKLLVTSAPTLRLSDLVLTPIVRERLQVFVDQQRERDTLRSHGKVPPSRLLIMGPPGSGKTMTASALAGELHLPLHSVQLDSVITRFMGETASKLRMIFDQISSRRGVYLFDEFDAIGGKRTLDNDVGEMRRVLNSFLQFMEEPNATDSVVIAATNHPELLDEALFRRFDDLVRFKLPDLSMVETFLRDRLSPFETTRVDWNSIAQEGVGLSQAEIAKASDEVIRDLIISRRKAVTNESLHKALGHRKRLAEAH; translated from the coding sequence ATGATCGCTATGCTCGCAAGCCTCAATGAGGGCGACACGGAGCAGCTTTACGCAATCGCGCTACAGCTCGCAGCTACTGAGGCACGTCGCGGTCGCGTAGAGGTCGCAAATGAGCTTCAGAATCAAGTTGCGATCGCACGAAGGAAGGCCGATCCTTCTTCTGGGCTTGAGGGTAGACGAATCAGTAAGGTTGTTGTACCGATCACGCAGCCTATTGGTGAGATTCAAAAACTTCTCGTCACGTCTGCCCCTACTCTACGGCTGAGTGACCTAGTTTTGACTCCGATCGTCCGAGAGCGGCTACAAGTCTTCGTCGATCAACAGAGAGAGAGAGACACACTCCGCAGTCATGGCAAAGTGCCTCCAAGTCGTTTACTTATCATGGGGCCTCCTGGGTCTGGTAAGACGATGACCGCATCCGCATTGGCCGGTGAATTACATCTTCCATTGCATTCCGTCCAACTAGATTCTGTGATCACCCGTTTTATGGGAGAGACGGCTTCTAAGCTGAGGATGATCTTCGATCAAATATCATCACGCCGCGGTGTCTATCTTTTTGATGAGTTCGATGCAATCGGCGGGAAACGGACTCTCGATAACGACGTAGGAGAAATGCGGCGCGTTCTCAATTCCTTTCTTCAGTTCATGGAAGAGCCAAACGCCACGGACAGCGTCGTGATCGCCGCTACTAATCATCCGGAATTGCTGGATGAGGCGCTTTTCCGTCGCTTTGATGATCTTGTGCGTTTTAAACTTCCGGACCTCTCGATGGTCGAGACTTTTCTCCGTGATCGGCTATCGCCATTTGAGACAACTAGAGTCGATTGGAACTCGATTGCGCAAGAGGGAGTTGGATTGTCTCAAGCGGAAATCGCAAAGGCATCCGACGAGGTCATCCGCGATTTAATCATTTCCCGCCGAAAAGCTGTGACCAATGAGTCGCTCCACAAGGCCCTCGGCCACCGCAAACGATTGGCCGAAGCTCACTAA
- the mak gene encoding fructokinase → MRIGIDLGGTKIEALAIDENGNELTRHRVETPRDDYKGTIAAMVDLVRLLESQTGRRATVGAGIPGSISEKTGLVKNANSTWLNGKPLDRDFSAALGREVRIANDANCLAVSEATDGAAAGKHVVFGVILGTGAGGGVAIDGRVHAGPNGTGGEWGHNPLPWPTEEENPGPLCYCGKRGCMETWVSGTGMARDYHELTGVRRTAREIIEDFDAGEPKAVRVVDRLEDRLARGLAIIINILDPDAFVLGGGLSLTQHLYESLPKRLPAYVFGGEVDTPILQARFGDSSGVRGAAWLWPNTR, encoded by the coding sequence ATGCGGATTGGAATCGATCTGGGAGGGACGAAGATCGAGGCCCTCGCAATCGATGAGAACGGGAACGAGCTGACGCGGCATCGTGTGGAAACTCCGCGTGATGATTACAAGGGCACGATTGCCGCAATGGTTGACTTGGTACGGTTGCTTGAGTCACAGACCGGGCGAAGAGCAACGGTGGGCGCAGGAATCCCTGGCAGTATCTCGGAGAAGACAGGACTGGTAAAGAATGCGAACTCGACTTGGCTGAATGGGAAGCCATTGGACCGGGATTTTTCTGCCGCATTGGGTCGCGAAGTGCGAATTGCAAATGACGCAAATTGCTTAGCCGTATCCGAAGCAACCGATGGTGCCGCCGCCGGAAAGCATGTTGTGTTTGGAGTGATTTTGGGTACGGGAGCCGGAGGTGGGGTTGCGATCGATGGCCGTGTCCACGCCGGGCCGAACGGAACCGGGGGAGAGTGGGGACATAATCCGCTGCCGTGGCCTACAGAGGAAGAAAATCCGGGCCCACTTTGCTACTGCGGCAAACGAGGGTGTATGGAGACGTGGGTGTCGGGAACTGGAATGGCTCGCGACTATCACGAACTGACAGGAGTGCGCCGAACGGCCCGGGAGATTATCGAGGACTTCGATGCCGGTGAGCCAAAGGCCGTTAGGGTTGTCGATCGCCTGGAGGATCGTCTGGCACGTGGCCTAGCGATCATCATCAATATTCTTGATCCGGATGCCTTTGTGCTTGGCGGTGGCTTGTCTCTAACGCAGCATCTTTATGAGAGTCTTCCGAAGCGGCTTCCGGCGTATGTATTTGGAGGCGAGGTGGACACGCCCATTCTGCAGGCACGTTTTGGCGATTCAAGCGGGGTTCGCGGAGCAGCATGGCTATGGCCTAATACGCGTTGA
- a CDS encoding site-specific integrase codes for MAVSSDLLIFYIRQRTRREDFMRGVYENPLGSGIWWIHYYAAGKRHREKVGRKSDAIKLYQARKADAAAGRKLPELRNSKVLTLSELIDDALEFTAHHKDQRGYKSKGEIVRTALGSHPAAELTPQELERWLRTRCKTAATANRYKAFISLCYREGVRNGKVSVNPARLVRQRKEGTGRLRFLSREEYDRLHKVISKRFPEHVAEFVVSIHTGMRLSEQYSCTWSQVHFDRKTIEFTKTKNGSARAVHLNSDAIAAVESLKRPRQHPSNPVFPREGSKGRFDTRSWFQPCLEEAGISEYVWHCNRHTFCSWLAMAGASIKEIQEAAGHKTITMSARYSHLSPAHRLSVVERIASGSQ; via the coding sequence ATGGCTGTTTCATCGGACCTATTGATATTCTATATCCGCCAAAGAACCCGACGGGAGGACTTTATGCGCGGCGTATATGAGAATCCGCTCGGTAGCGGCATCTGGTGGATTCACTATTACGCGGCAGGGAAGCGACACCGAGAAAAGGTTGGACGTAAGTCCGATGCGATCAAGCTGTACCAGGCGCGCAAAGCGGATGCTGCGGCAGGGCGCAAACTACCGGAATTGCGCAATTCCAAGGTGCTTACTCTGAGCGAGTTGATCGACGACGCTTTGGAGTTCACAGCCCATCATAAGGACCAGCGCGGCTATAAGAGCAAGGGGGAGATCGTCCGCACGGCTCTGGGCTCGCACCCTGCCGCAGAATTGACTCCTCAGGAGCTGGAACGATGGCTTCGCACCCGATGCAAAACAGCAGCAACGGCCAATCGCTATAAGGCGTTCATCTCTCTGTGCTACCGCGAAGGAGTCCGTAATGGCAAAGTCTCCGTCAATCCAGCCCGCCTAGTGCGCCAGAGAAAAGAAGGTACAGGCCGCCTGCGTTTTCTCAGTCGGGAAGAATATGATCGCCTTCACAAGGTCATATCTAAACGCTTCCCAGAACACGTTGCCGAATTTGTTGTGAGCATCCATACGGGAATGCGACTCAGCGAGCAGTACTCCTGCACCTGGTCTCAAGTACATTTTGATCGCAAGACAATCGAATTCACGAAGACGAAGAACGGTTCGGCGCGGGCTGTGCACTTGAACTCCGATGCAATAGCGGCCGTCGAATCGCTTAAGCGGCCAAGACAGCATCCTTCCAACCCTGTCTTTCCTAGGGAAGGAAGCAAGGGAAGATTTGATACTCGCTCGTGGTTCCAACCGTGCCTTGAGGAAGCGGGCATTAGCGAATACGTGTGGCACTGCAATCGCCACACGTTTTGTTCCTGGCTGGCCATGGCAGGAGCGAGCATCAAGGAGATTCAGGAAGCAGCGGGCCACAAAACGATCACGATGTCGGCACGGTACAGCCATCTGTCACCGGCGCACAGGCTGTCTGTCGTAGAACGGATCGCCTCTGGCTCCCAATAG
- a CDS encoding Asd/ArgC dimerization domain-containing protein, which produces MTSKVYRIGVVGASSLTGKELSEELGESSLAASRIVLLEDEDASVGKLTTSGDEISLIQKLDRSAFEGMDFVFFAGQRDETAKYWQDARKAGAGIVDLTYALEGERDVLVASPWISEAAGRQSVLGGEFDLGTQTVIPAHPAVVMLGIVAARVHRQFPLHAIAATMMEPASEHGSAAMDELHQQTVSLLSFQDLPREQYDAQVSFNLLAALGDAAKVKLGATEERIQRQYAALSNGALPPLALQIVQAPVFHGYVSSVYLETTEPVTVAQLEGALAGEHIDLVTEGSESPSNLSAAGQEEIMVRVRKGFEGGGAGTRFWLWMAADNLKLAAAHAIACAGELGRLRPSGKVQ; this is translated from the coding sequence ATGACGAGCAAGGTGTATCGCATTGGAGTTGTGGGCGCCTCGTCGCTGACGGGCAAGGAGCTGAGCGAAGAGCTGGGAGAATCATCCCTGGCGGCATCAAGAATTGTTCTACTGGAGGATGAAGACGCGTCGGTTGGGAAACTGACGACGTCGGGCGACGAGATTTCGTTGATTCAGAAGCTGGATCGATCGGCCTTCGAAGGTATGGACTTCGTATTTTTTGCCGGTCAGCGTGATGAGACGGCGAAGTACTGGCAGGATGCACGAAAGGCTGGCGCGGGTATTGTCGATCTGACTTACGCCCTCGAAGGGGAGAGGGACGTTCTGGTTGCCTCACCATGGATCAGCGAGGCGGCAGGCCGACAGTCCGTGCTGGGAGGGGAGTTTGATCTCGGGACGCAGACGGTGATTCCGGCACATCCGGCGGTCGTGATGCTGGGAATTGTGGCCGCCAGGGTCCATAGGCAGTTTCCTCTCCACGCGATTGCTGCAACGATGATGGAACCGGCTTCGGAACATGGCAGTGCAGCGATGGACGAGTTGCACCAGCAGACGGTGAGCCTGCTTTCGTTTCAGGATCTGCCACGGGAGCAGTATGACGCGCAGGTATCCTTTAACCTGCTGGCCGCGTTGGGAGATGCTGCCAAGGTCAAGTTAGGGGCAACGGAAGAGCGGATTCAGAGGCAGTATGCGGCATTGTCCAATGGAGCATTGCCGCCATTGGCGCTGCAGATCGTGCAGGCCCCGGTTTTCCACGGCTACGTATCCTCTGTCTATCTGGAGACTACTGAACCGGTCACTGTTGCTCAACTGGAAGGCGCCTTGGCTGGAGAACATATCGACCTTGTCACGGAAGGATCAGAGAGCCCGAGTAATCTAAGCGCTGCGGGACAGGAAGAGATTATGGTTCGCGTGAGAAAAGGATTTGAAGGCGGTGGCGCAGGAACACGCTTCTGGCTTTGGATGGCTGCGGATAATCTGAAGCTGGCTGCTGCCCATGCGATTGCATGTGCAGGTGAGCTTGGCAGGCTTCGACCGTCAGGGAAGGTTCAGTAG
- a CDS encoding S8 family serine peptidase: MATNNPIPAPQHNLVHLRIDSFAIGLRYSSPRSGRTERPLAIDRSERAKRLKAELSAAFNAARKRVATRQLNSKRKRPGIYVEVRSEPGQQIPELTWMRKGIRLGAVRTEADHVQVASLFVPDAATSFFEEKLEAFGEGTTGVGKVPYRDRFEHLENIQVATLNTLWTDTRPLPTDREAPIWWECWCWRDQAEELRTVAHELSFLVSDRILRFPDLEIVLINGSLSSLEEIIHQSSSLERIRYALDSPAFFTEVAHREQRAWVEDLRERLVPALPSSPAVCVLDTGVTRLHPLLDQSLLPEDCLSVDPAWGTDDSHPCGHGTNMAGVVLYSDLTFPLAGQGTLYLPFGLESVKIIPPPQLLPNDPKSYGSITQSAVATAEVNKPNRPRTFCMAIT, from the coding sequence ATGGCAACAAATAACCCGATTCCAGCTCCTCAGCACAATCTCGTACACCTTCGCATCGACAGCTTCGCGATTGGGCTCCGCTATAGCTCACCACGTTCAGGTCGAACCGAACGCCCTCTGGCAATAGACCGTAGCGAACGCGCGAAACGATTGAAAGCAGAACTCTCTGCTGCATTCAATGCTGCCCGTAAACGAGTAGCAACAAGACAGCTAAATTCAAAACGGAAACGGCCAGGCATATACGTAGAGGTTCGTAGTGAACCAGGGCAGCAGATTCCCGAACTGACTTGGATGAGAAAAGGGATCAGACTCGGAGCCGTTCGTACAGAGGCAGATCACGTCCAAGTTGCAAGTCTCTTTGTTCCTGACGCTGCTACTTCTTTCTTTGAGGAGAAATTAGAAGCATTTGGCGAGGGAACGACCGGCGTAGGCAAAGTTCCTTATCGTGATCGATTCGAACATCTGGAGAATATTCAGGTGGCGACATTGAACACACTGTGGACCGATACTCGTCCACTTCCTACTGACAGAGAAGCACCGATTTGGTGGGAATGCTGGTGCTGGCGTGACCAAGCGGAAGAGTTGCGCACCGTGGCGCACGAACTCAGCTTTCTTGTAAGCGATCGTATCCTGCGATTTCCGGATCTGGAGATAGTGCTAATCAATGGAAGTCTATCTTCGCTCGAAGAAATCATCCATCAATCTTCTTCTCTTGAACGCATACGGTACGCTCTTGATTCTCCCGCATTCTTCACTGAAGTAGCGCATCGAGAACAACGGGCCTGGGTCGAAGATCTTCGTGAACGACTCGTCCCAGCTTTGCCCAGCAGTCCCGCAGTCTGCGTATTAGATACAGGCGTCACAAGATTGCACCCTTTACTAGATCAATCCCTCTTGCCTGAAGATTGTCTCTCTGTTGATCCTGCATGGGGAACAGACGATTCCCATCCTTGTGGCCATGGAACCAACATGGCGGGAGTGGTGCTTTATTCGGATCTAACATTTCCGTTAGCCGGTCAAGGGACTTTGTATCTGCCGTTCGGCCTCGAATCGGTCAAGATCATTCCCCCGCCACAACTGCTTCCGAATGATCCGAAGAGTTATGGATCTATCACTCAATCCGCTGTTGCGACAGCAGAGGTAAATAAGCCGAAT
- the tsaB gene encoding tRNA (adenosine(37)-N6)-threonylcarbamoyltransferase complex dimerization subunit type 1 TsaB: MMRLLLIDTCGAEGSVALAEVEGTPRVVASEVLPGRSASERLVPVIRTLMETEGWDLRDLAAIGVVHGPGSFTGVRVGLSAAKGLSEAGQVPLVAVSRLALLAAAAGEVRGQVCSALDAGRGEFYCGVYEGRRRISESLLTAEELAVTAERGEVLVVCEQRVADALGGLGPRLVGEPRAADALALVVVRVLGGEFDDPAMLDANYLRRTDLEIFAKQAKLVAGES; the protein is encoded by the coding sequence ATGATGCGATTGCTGCTGATCGATACGTGTGGAGCGGAGGGGAGTGTGGCGCTCGCTGAGGTAGAGGGGACTCCGCGAGTAGTCGCCTCCGAGGTGCTTCCTGGAAGGAGCGCGTCGGAGCGTCTGGTTCCGGTGATTCGGACGCTGATGGAGACGGAGGGTTGGGACCTGAGGGATCTGGCAGCGATCGGCGTGGTGCATGGCCCGGGATCGTTTACAGGTGTGCGTGTGGGGCTAAGTGCGGCGAAGGGATTGAGCGAGGCGGGGCAGGTTCCGCTGGTGGCGGTTTCGAGGCTGGCGTTGCTGGCTGCAGCTGCCGGTGAGGTGCGAGGTCAGGTGTGTAGCGCGCTGGATGCAGGACGCGGCGAGTTCTATTGCGGAGTTTACGAGGGGCGGCGGAGGATCAGTGAGTCTCTGCTGACTGCCGAGGAACTAGCTGTGACGGCAGAGCGCGGCGAGGTATTGGTTGTGTGCGAGCAGAGAGTTGCGGATGCGCTGGGAGGTCTCGGACCGCGGCTGGTGGGGGAGCCCAGGGCCGCAGATGCCCTGGCGTTGGTGGTGGTAAGAGTTCTCGGGGGCGAGTTTGATGATCCGGCAATGCTGGATGCGAACTATCTGCGACGGACGGATCTTGAGATCTTTGCCAAACAGGCAAAGCTGGTCGCCGGAGAGTCCTGA
- the pssA gene encoding CDP-diacylglycerol--serine O-phosphatidyltransferase, protein MRERRRPSRGMYVLPSLFTAGNIAAGYYAITQSIQGSAAQPASFDRAAMAIGFAILFDSVDGMVARLTNTASDFGRELDSLADVITFGVAPSLLAYLWGFRMLPLHELPILRDKITHLGVFVCFLFLICGASRLARFNISVNPQPRNPGRPGKKYFVGMPIPAGAGVIASVVHFENGAPVSDPRWSAVWLCLVLFTGFLMVSTWRFWSGKEISLGQRRPFQLVAVIVAIGALVTLYSEQVLIVVALGYLVSGVVARLAYSWGQKRRQSGAIH, encoded by the coding sequence ATGAGAGAGCGTCGTCGGCCAAGCCGTGGCATGTACGTGTTGCCTTCTCTCTTTACAGCAGGCAATATTGCCGCTGGATATTACGCCATTACCCAGAGTATCCAAGGCTCCGCAGCACAACCTGCATCCTTCGATCGTGCCGCTATGGCGATCGGTTTTGCGATTCTGTTCGACTCTGTAGACGGAATGGTGGCGCGCCTGACGAATACGGCGAGCGACTTCGGCAGAGAGCTGGATTCGCTGGCGGATGTGATCACTTTCGGGGTAGCGCCCAGCCTGCTGGCATACCTTTGGGGGTTCCGCATGCTGCCGCTGCATGAGCTTCCGATATTGCGAGATAAGATTACGCATCTTGGGGTTTTTGTCTGTTTTCTCTTCCTGATCTGTGGCGCCAGCCGGTTGGCCCGGTTCAACATCAGCGTGAACCCGCAGCCCCGGAACCCTGGACGGCCGGGAAAGAAGTATTTTGTCGGTATGCCGATACCGGCGGGTGCGGGAGTGATTGCATCGGTCGTGCATTTTGAAAATGGAGCGCCGGTCTCGGATCCGAGGTGGTCGGCAGTCTGGCTTTGCCTGGTTCTCTTTACGGGATTCCTGATGGTGAGCACCTGGAGGTTCTGGAGCGGAAAAGAGATCAGCCTGGGACAGCGCAGACCATTCCAACTGGTTGCCGTGATTGTGGCGATCGGTGCGCTGGTGACCCTGTATTCGGAGCAGGTGCTGATTGTGGTTGCGCTGGGGTACCTGGTTTCCGGTGTGGTAGCGAGGCTTGCGTATTCATGGGGCCAGAAGAGAAGACAGAGCGGGGCCATTCACTGA